The Ostrinia nubilalis chromosome 30, ilOstNubi1.1, whole genome shotgun sequence DNA segment agccccagaagggggagaattgactatgagaagggacatggatcagagaaatttgtagggagtcaagcaaagcgTCCGGGGAAagcccagagcaagtacccgcgcgctctcccgagattTGGTTCATGcgccgtgaggcaggaagaaccatgggtggtggtgggatttGTGCGCCTTACCTCAACGAATTATAAGCCATATTGAGCCGCGTGAGCCGCGGCGCGCGGCAGGCGAGCGGCGGCGGCACGCAGGTGAATTGGTTATGAGCCAGGTTGAGCGACGTGAGCCGCGagccggcggcggcgggcgcgggcgactCTAACGGATCGAGCTCGCCGCGCCACGCGTGCGGGCGGCGGGCTTCTGACCAGCTGTACGTAGATAAATTATTTCGTGAATACATCCAGTGGGTCTACATAAGTgacactttttgatcgaatccaaGAGCttactcgttgtggataaaaaaatccatttttgattctatagtctggtccgtgagcacgtagaattttgtccaatgaccccaagctacccatccttatcggtcgcgcctaattatattgctgtcgcgactgtgcgacgggcgctcacagtgagtgtgcgagtgcgacaacaacataattacgcgcgagcgataagaatgggtagcttgggatcattggacaaaattctacgtgctcacggaccgggctttaactacttacttattcAAACTGTGTGTGTCATTTCTTTTTTATGTTGGaaccaaaataaatgtttttctttctttcaaatccgttgtaaatccatacaaaaaaaagcttttcgaccatttttcgacacaaaaactgtaatattttgaaacttgttaagagcgtttacgccgtttggcgcaaaaacaatactttttcaactcgttacaatcattaaccagttacattacaaatatgttataggcataaataattaggcaatttcgtcgtctaaatagttgagaaaatatttcgattagtgtagtatttaagaattctatcaagataagtccacacaggttttcaaatttccactttagcgtcagtttacaagctgaatttttttttaaaatactgtgaaaacgatataacaaacatttatatcctatagcataggtccttaagcaaatagttagttgagaaaattcttagatttaagcattttacaataagaaatcacaaattcaaagaacgtgaaatacccaaaaatcaaagtgatttttacaccattattcttctttaattcaacataaaaatagcttaatataataaaataacatcttctttaaaatatttactttgaaacgatatataataattatatgaattattcattgttattgttttgctaataaacatttgaaaactattaaaaaacgcggcgcgcgaatcatttccaatgatgccccttgaaacgccgcgcttcgcgtaaacgctcttaagagaGGCTGGAAACCTAGATAACCCATCAAACACCAAAAGGTTGCATAAGACCGCGTAACAAGTGATTTCTATTTGTCTCGACtttgttagatttttttttttgttttgatttagaAGCTTGAAGGGCTACAGTAACCTTCGTGAAAGttttaatttacaattttgTCGATACTTTTGTTTAGGTGTCTTAGGTCAACACTATTTTCGGTAGACATTTTCTTCTAATTACTTTCATTGAGAgtacaatgacagtttaactttctacTCAGAATAACTCGTACTTTTTGGTCAATTTTAGGTCCAGTTGTAGATCCCGGCTGCATACAAgttgcagtgggaacgagagtttTGTATGGCTCTTGTCTCCGTAATTTAAATCTTATTCACTTATCATAAGGTCGTAAACCAATGATCAACATGTGATAGTTAAAATAACTCACACAGCGTGTCCTCCACGGCCGGCCACGACCACGGGCGCGTCGTCATCGGGCGCCTCGCTGTCGCTGCGCTCGATGGACGGACTGCGCGAGGAGTTCTTCTGCGGACGAAGGCATATAATCAGTAATAGCATGTAGCTGATTTAATTGTTTAGCTCAGGAGGGACAGTCAGGCTCAGGGGGGACAGTCTGgcccataaagttaatatacctagcggaatagagcaacaaagaactgagcgagcgagatgtgtGATAAAATTGGCCAATCCAAAATttgtttcgtttgacagctcgtggttgttgctctattccgaaggaatattaactttatggtctgGCCTAGGGAGGACAGTCTAGCTCAGGGAGGGCAGTCTGGACCAAGGGGGAGAGTATGGCCTAGGGGGGACAGTCTGGACCATGGGGGACAATCTGGCACAGGGGGGTCATACTGGCCCAGGGGTGACAGTCTGGCTAAAAGGGTACAGTCTGGCTCAGAGGGGCAATTGAACCAGGGGGACAATCTGGACCATGGGGAACAGTCTGGCCCAGGGGGGACAGTCTGTCCCATGAGTGCAGCCTGGACCAGGACAATCTAGCTCAGGGGGACAGTCTGACCCAGGAAGGGCAGTCTAGCCCAGGGGGACAATCTGGACCATGGAGAACAGTCTGGCCCAGTGGGAACATTTTGACCCAAGGGTGACAGTATGTTTCTGAGGGGACTGTCTGTCCCAGGGAAGACAGTCTTGCCCAAGGGTACAGTATGGCTCAGCGGGGACAGTCTGACGTCGCACTCACCGACTGGTCTGCGCTGCGCTCTGCGGCCTCGGCCTCGGCGGGAGGCTGCGGCGCCTCGGACGGAGACAGCGCCGTTGGACTGCTACATTCGCTTGTGTTCTGGAATGCAAGCGATCAATCAATATTCTGGACAAAAAAGGAGCTATAGCTTGGCTCAGTCAACGCCTGAGGAATGGGAGCGGctcgggaggggtgacattgcaGATTATGACGTGGCAAATCCAAAACATATCCGAAGTCTCGCTGATCACCAAAGTCaccgcgatatggaaatcattgggggaggcctatatgtttagcagtggacgatGATGACGAGGcgactgaaatgataatgataatgatgatgatgaagagtcGAAGTTTAGTTGCAGATGGGTCGGAGTAACACAGAAACTGCCTGTTGGTTCAGTCTAGCTTATGTTGCCATTTTCCTTACAAGTTTTTTTCGTCAAACGCCTCCAATGACTGGCGTTGACGGTCGGTGCTATCCAGTTACGCGCGATGGCTTCGACACTGATATATCCATTTGACACCTTTTTTACGAGGAAAACATGCACGAGCCATACCCACTAAAATGACCCCTTTGCTCCGTCCACCATAAGTGGGAGGAAACTGTgggattccggacaaagccttctctaCCACAGCCCCTCCTGTATCGGTGTGACACCTAAACCAGCCTTCAGTCCTGAGCTTGTTGTTGGACACGTCTAGCGTCGTCAGCGCCGGCAGACGGCTGTCTCTGGTACTGCTCCGAGTGTAGCTTGTTGTTGACTGACCTCGTCTCCCGCCGGCAGCGCCCTCAAGTGGTTGAGGGCGGCGCTAAGGTCGCGCAGGGCGGGCGCGGTCCATACAGCTGGCGGGAGCTTGTTGTTGGACATCTAGCGTCGTCAGCGCCGGCAGACGACTGTCTCTGGTACTGCTCCGAGTCTAGCTTGTTGTTGACTGACCTCGTCTCCCGCCGGCAGCGCCCTCAAGTGGTTGAGGGCGGCGCTAAGGTCGCGCAGGGCGGGCGCGGTCCATACAGCTGGCGGGAGCGCGCGTAGTTTGTTGTTGGACACGTCCAGCGTCGTCAGCGCCGGCAGACGGAACAGCTCTGGTGGTAGCTCCTCGAGACGATTATCCTGgaggaaaagtttttttaaataactgcccctaatttttttctaaaatatcaCACGCAGCATCAGCGCGGGTGCGATGCAAGAACTGTCCAAATTCCATTATTTGACAGCGCGGTACAGTCAGTCGGATATCACAGTAAAAAACACCGTTGCCTCGTCGTGACAAGCAATGAGACGCACATGCGTAACacattatttacatactttATCACAGTCTACAGCTTGATATTTCGACTTTTGCATTTGGAAGACTGCACTTACCTGTAGATATAAGTCTTGCAACGCAGGCGCTGAGTACACGTCAAGTTTTACGCGTTTCCTGAAAAACAAACTTCGCGGGAGGCGCTCTAGCTTGTTTTGTGCCGCGTTCAAGTACCTGCCatgcaataaacatattttattttatttagtaaatatCCATTTTCGTTTTTTCAGTCTGTGGTTTGAGTTTTGACAGAATCTTTGCACTCTAGTGATTTTGACTAACGTCCTTGGTCAaagccacttttgactggaaaaatcattcaaaagtaatattgaccaagggcatcagtcaaaaccacttttgactgatttttgcagtcaaatgtggttttgaccgattatgagttttgactgtaataaATACATCAAACTTATGCCTGTATTTTCAATTGATTATTATCCTTTACTTTCGTAGGTGTTCAAACAAAAAGAGTGGATACTACTGCTCAAACGCAACAACCATCTTTTAAAACCTTCTCCATTCTTTCCTTTTGAGCTGAGCAGCTCACCGCAAGCTGACGAGCGTGAACAGCTCAGCTGGCACGTCCGGAGCTCGTTGTTGGCCAGGTCGATCCTCGTCAGAGCCAGGAGGGCGCCGCTCTTATAGAACTGTTCTAGAACCTTCCCCATTCGTCCATGTCCTCACGAGCTCGGTAGCTCACTCACCGCAAGCTGACGAGCGTGAACAGCTCAGCAGGCAGCGTCCGGAGCTCGTTGTTGGCCAGGTCGATCCTTGTCAGAGCCAGAAGAGCGCCACCCTCGCTGCCCAGGCGTTTGTTGACACGTAAAGCCGCCGCATGTAACCACGACATTCTGATACACAAATACTAAAGGTTAGGAAGCTTTTAAAGCTTTGGCCAAACCAAAGCGTTCAGTCTGCGTCGACGATAGCGTTCACGGTGGCGATCAGATGTCATGTACGAACTTGTGGTAATGTGTTCAAATTTGCGCGTTCTGTCATAGGCTGTGGCGTTCGTTCGTCGGTCGTATTTtacgtttataattttaaaatggcCGAAATTTTTTTCATGGTTTATAATCACGGCATTGTGTTAAACTTTCGCACGCAGACTGATCGCCACTGTGCATGCTATAGCGGACAcaagttaaggccgggtagcagagaaaatggcgaaaatgaggttttcatttttcatttttgaggtactaaacagtaaaattaaaggctaagatttttattgggcatagttgaggatattttctagggctattaacggatggaaacacgatttgatgaagttgactcgatagaataaattcccaaagttacctctattcgttttctatttatggttttatttttaaaataagcgatttgagattctaaatcttttactaaactaaagttcagaaataacttgagggcttttaacggatgaaatttttatattgcgtcttatttagttactatgttaaaaaatgtggaaaaaatcgcccatgacggcttggacaatctcaatcagtcgcgcggtggcgcttacggaggacggacgcgtgtcagttttttggccgtgacagttcgcgatttgtcaatatttttgacaatgatgacttgatgagtcacagtataataatatcagtgttactggagaaagcttaaattcaattcaattttgtctacctattgaaatttaaatcgttcgcatccttttaaacgaagactctactcatgatacatagtacattcctcaaatatgagacaaaaccaatgagttaaaattacattttaatagtacctacatacaatcgtcttacactctttagaagagcacactgacacaaataaataataaaaaatactgtctaaggtctgtagctaaaggtctaagatgtaagatagaagaatcttctagccaaaaagatggcagatgcagcagatgtcaacggatttaaaactggagttcatattaTGACTTCTTGTAGACTtaagtctctagagcgtcccttcctccaccatgcgtaagaattttcacaaaaatactgtgtaaggtctgtagctaaaggtctacgctgcaagatggaagaatcttctaaccaaaaagatggcagatgcagcagatgtcaacggatttaaaactggagttcatgtgactccttgtagacttgagtgtctagagcgtcccttcctccaccatgcgtaagaattttcacaaaaatactgtctaaggtctgtagctaaaggtctaagccgtaagatagaagaatcttatagccaaaaacatggcagattcagcagatatcaacggatttaaaactggagttcatgtgtatccttgtagttttaagtctctagagcagtggttcttaacctttaagtcataagggaccattttaccaaatttctgtcttgtcagggaccacctcataatcggtcaaaaccagtttgactgcaaaaatcagttaaaagtggttttgaccaaggtgtgcaagtgcacatcgtggaccacttggaatgccttcagggaccaccagtggtccgcggaccaccggttaagaaccactgctctagagcgtcccttcctccaccatgcgtaagaatgtttcaaaaatactgtctaaggtctgtagctaaaggtctaagctgcaagatagaagaatcttctagccaaaaagatggcagatgcagcagatgtcaacggatttaaaacttggagttcatgtgactccttctagacttgagtctctagagcgtcccgtcctccaccatgcgtaaaagttttccaaaaatactgtctgaggtctgtaataaaagtctaaactgcaagatagaagaatcttttactgtcgggtgacgtaatcttgaaattcttttagccggcgcggaacttccggaaggtcgggtgacgccacgcctctttgaaccgtgtttactttgacAGTTATATTCTATGTCTTATAAATCAGATGGGaaactattttttaaaaaaaaaagaaaagaaaacaagaAATCTAACAAAAACTTATATTCCaaacgttattttaaaattacaaaattacgaTCTCCTAACAACCTAAGACACGTCCACCACTCTCGAGTGCCGAAGGAAAAGTGAGCTCCGTCCGTAGCAACAGGCAGCAACCTGCTCCGGCGCGCCACGATCACGCCACCGCTGACGTCACCAGTACGGGCTGCTAGGCCCCGCCTCTTCTTCAGTTATTTGTAATACGGCCTCTCCTGACCGCGAGGCGTCCTCGACCGCTTCTTGAGAAGGTCCTTCGCCACCATCCTCTGCTTCTTGAGAGGGTCCTTCGCTACCATCCTCTGCTTCTTGAGAGGGTCCTTCGCCACCATCCTCTTGATCTCCCAGGTCATCGGTAGAATCATCAGACTCTGGAATTGCAACAACTTCTAAGCGACATTGTAAAacgaaaatgaaattaaaaagagaGGGCTCTGGGTAACTTTGCGTTATGATAGAAAGCGTGCACTCAAACCATCACAAGCAAAGCCTTAATAGACAACTTCTATAATTTAACCAAGTTTGGGAACAGATTAATCtcaaaactaaataacaaaTGACAGATTCCGGATTTCTGTCACCTGTTCGCATAACAAAcgcattataattttaatgcaGAAGCTATGCCCCGCGACAGAGGCTCCAAAAGTTCGCATGTCACGACTCCTTGATCATAACATAGGCACCAAGTTCGCATATTATGACCATCCCTACTCGCATAACTAAAACATTAGGTGTTAAATGTAATGGTTATGCCCCGCGACAGAGGCACCAAAAGTTCGCATGTCACGACTCCTTGACCATAGCATAGGCTCCAAGTTCGCATACTATGGCCCCGTGACAACCAATGTCACTCATGGTGTTGCACATCAACATGTGTAACATCACTCACAACTCGCATAACACACGCCATAGGTAGCTGCCTTAAGCAAGCGCACGTGGTATAAGCAACACAAAGCTCACGCCATAGGTAGCTGCCATAAAGCAAGCGCACGTGGCCAAAAAAATGACTTACCACCCTCGAAGAAGGCTGCACACGTTTCCGGCGTCCACTCCCCGCGCCACTGAACCATATGCTCAGCCGCCGCTTGAGTTCGCTTGCCATATGAACCCGCCATGAGCTCCAACTCATAGCGATGATGTGGGAGGTCCCGAACTACTTTGTAAGGGCCTCGCATGCCGGAATCCAGTTTGCCAGAACTTTGTGAACTTTTACCCACAAAAACAAAGTCTCCTACAGCATAAGTAGGTGGTTCGCGCCGTGTTGAGTTAACACGTTCATCTTGTTGACGTTGATTTGTTGCTAATAGTTCTGACGCCCTTTGCCTTCGGAGAGTAACTATCGCCTCGCGATTGTTATGTGTGTCGTCAAGAGCCACATCCCTTATGAGAGACCTTAGTACGGGAGTGGTACCTTCAGTCCCGATCAGAAGGTTGAGGGGTGCCATCTGAGTCGTAGCTTGCTTGGTAATGTTTAACGTCAGTTGGATTTTCCATAAAGCTTCCGACCAACTTACGCCTTTAACGTTTACTTCGACTCGCAGCATGTTTAATACGGTTCGGCAATAACGCTCGACCTGACCATTCTCACAATGCATGCCGGGTGTGATTAAGTGTGTGGAGCATCCCATATTTAAAACCCAAGTTTGAAAACCTGAACCCTCGAACATTCTACCTTGATCAGATACGATCAATGTCGGAGTACCAAATAAAGACAACGCATTCGTAAAAACACGCTTAAGTTCGTCTGTGTCTTGCCTACGCATGGAATACAGAAGACAGAACTTTGAAAAGGCGTCTATTATTATGAGAATGTATTTGAAGCCGTCAGACTCCGGAAGCGGACCTAGGACATCCATGTGGATGGTAGAAAAAGGAACGTCGGGCTTAGTCCATGATTCAATGGGCATGTGAGGTCCACGGGGAATCTTTTTATGAGAAAGGCAGACCACACAATGGTTTACATACTTTTTCACAAATTGCCTCAGACCGGGGAACCAAAAATGACGCAGAATTAATTCGGTTGTTTTATCAATGCCAATATGTTGATGGTCATCGTGAAATACACGTAAGAGGCTCAGACGATGCCCCTTCGGTATAAAACATAACGAACGCGATTGCTCGCCAGTGGGACTGTATTTATAGTACAAGAGGtggtttttaatttcatagcgTGAGGAATCTATCTGACCATCTCTCAACTTCTCCATCAACTCATGGGTTTCAGAATCGGCAGACTGGGCAATTTGAGCCCAATTGTTAGGCCTACGTATGTGTGAGACATTAGCCGGGTTACGACTCAAAAAATCGGCGTGTTGCATAAGGGCGCCTTTCCTGTACTCGATGGTGTACCGAAAGTCTTGTAAGTAGACCCACCATCGGGCAACTCGGGGTAAGAGATCTTTTTTACGTTCGGTCAACTTAAGCGAATTACAGTCCGTCACTATCTTAAAGTTAATACCGATAAGATAGTGCCGAAAATGTTGTAAGGCCTTCACTATCGCGAGAGTCTCGAGTTCGTAACTATGATATCGAGACTCTGCGCCATGTGTGGCCCTACTGAAGTAACCAACTACCCGTTTGCGTTTACCCTCATGTTCTTGTAATAGGACAGCTCCAAAACCGATCGCGCTCGCGTCTGTGTGCAACTCAGTGGGCAACTTCGGGTCAAATATTGCTAACACCGGTTCCTCCGTTAAACAACCAACTATGTATTCACGAGCAGCATCTTGCTCGTCGCCCCAGAAAATGGGTGACCCTTTTTCGTTAATTTTGCAATAGGAGCAGTTTTGACGGCATAGTTGGCTATATATCGTCGGAAATATCCCGCGAGACCCAAAAATTGCCGCACTTGCTTCACGCTCGTCGGTTTTGGTGACTTAACCAAGGCCTCTACTTTCCTAGGGCTCGGCCGTACCTGACCCTGACTTATGAGCCTACCTAAGTATTCTACTTCGGTCTCTAGAAAAGAACACTTTTTCAAATTGATCGAAAACCCTGCTTTTGTGAGTGTCTCAAGGACCTGATGTAGAGTTTCGAGACCCTCATCTACTGTGTCAGACATAATTAACACATCATCAATGTAATTAAGGACTTTTCCGGTGTCTATTAACGGTTTTAACGTCTTTGATATTATCCTCTGATACACTACGGGAGCGTTCGTCAAACCGTAAGGCATTTTCAGATACTCAAAATGACCTTCCGGCGTGACGAAAGCGGTTTTACTAATGGAATCATCATCAGCTCTCATAGGAATTTGGTGGAAGCCTGTGGCCATGTCTAGACTGGTAAAGTACTTACTACTGCCAAGCTTGTCTATGTGATCGTCTATGAGAGGTAACGGAAACCTATCTTTGACCGTAATCGCATTGAGGGCTCGATAATCAACGCACATCCTATCAGACCCGTCTTTCTTTTTCACGAGTATGATAGGACTTGCGTACTCTGATTGTGACTCACGAATAATGCCTTTACTTAAAAGGTCTTTAGTTATTTCACGGACTCGCAACTTTTCATCCGCCGAAAGCTTATAAGGTCGATAGTGCACTGGCGAGTTACTATTCAGCTTAATTTCCATGCAGCCGGTATTAACAGTAGAGGTCGCGGTTCCCGTGACAAAAGAATTGTTATATCGATCGATAAGTGTAAGTAACCGGTTTTTGTCCTCGCCTACTAATGATGTTTTCACCGCACTACTATCCAAGCTACTTATTTGGCGCACATGAGAGGGATTATCAATCCTTACTAGTCGCTGAACGTCACTTGTACGTATATAAGCTACACCCTGACGATTTAAGATATCTGTGCCTAGCAAAATAGGAGCACTTATGCAGTCCGGGGAAACAACAAATAAATCGACTTCTAAAGATATCTCAGGAAATTCGATTACTTTCGTAATGTAACCTGTGGATTCTATTTCCTGACTTCCGATCCCGCGCATGACTCGATAGGTTGGTATAATACTACAATCGATATGTTTAAGCACCGCACTGGAAATCAGTGAAATATCAGAACCACTATCGATTAAGACATCGACTGGCACCTTCTCTATAACGGCAGTCATAATGTTAGTTTGAGAAGCATTCGTGATTTTTGTGCAAAAATTGACCTCATTTACGTTTTTCTTATTAGTTTCGGACCGTTGCTTCGCAAAACAGTGATCTACCAAGTGCCCTGTCTTTTTACAGAACGTACAAGTCAATGCcgatttatttgtgtttaaggCATTTGTGACTGTGCTATTTGAATTAGGCTTTTGTCTCTTAGGACAAAAGTCTTTCTTGTGACCGACACCATCGCAGTAAAAACATTTAAGATCGGATTTATTAGTCCCGCGTCTCGAGCTAAAACGGTTATCGTTATTTGACGAACAGGTAGGATTGTGGGTATTTCGAAAATCTGTTTTAGGTTTGGTGTACGCGAATAAAAACTCGACCAATTGATTGGGTTGTAATTTAGCGTTTGTAGCAGCAGCTTTCACTTGAGGATCACTTATGCCTCTTATGACGATAGCAGATTTTAAATCGTCCGACAACCCAGTAACAACATTTAATCGCAGCAATGATTTACGGGCATACTCAGCATAAGTGGAAAAGCCTTTTGAGTTTGTACACATTGTCTCAAATAAAATGTTAGCGACATCGATACTTCGTGGGCAGAGCGACCGAAATTCCAATTTGAAATTAGTCCAGGTTCGATCGGACGTGACCCAGTCATTTAACCATGCGCGTGCATCGCCTTTAAGGCAACCACCTATGCGCGATAGACACTCCCGATCGTCCCAACGGTTTGCCTCGCGGCCACGATCCACCTCTGCACACCAAGCATCGAAATCGTTGATATTAGGATCAAAACTTGAAATATAATAATGGTTCGATCTTACTTGTAACAAGGATGATAGCGCGCCAACAATCCTATCCGTTGCGTCCCCTTCATTCCTCGACTCGCGACCACTGGCCCGCGTTGGCTCCGCCGTGACCTCGACTGCAGTGGAGTTCGTCGCCTGGCTTGACGAAATGGGCTGCAGCGGTGGCGTCTGGCACTCGCGTGGTGGACATGTCGTTGCAGTAATTGTCGATGGAACGGATAGCCTATTCTCAATAGCATTTAATCTTCCAAGAATAACATCTAACGATTGGTTACGAGGGCTATCACGACGTCCATATGAACTATCGCGACGCCGTTTACTAGATCTATGACGACGGTTATAAGAACTACTTTCACGACTGGAACTACGATCTCTTTTCTTGGATTTATGTTTAGGCATTATGAACGCGTTCTAAATTATTAACACTTACGCAAATAATAAATTCCAAGATTTCACACAATCCACCCACCAccacaatataaaaatttttagCGTTTAAAATGATTCAGCGGCACACACAAAAGTTAAATTTTACACCGTTAGCGGAAGGCTACGTGGcctatcccacttctgatcttATAAATCAGAtaggaaactattttttttaaaaaaaaagaaaagaaaacaagaAATCTAACAAAAACTTATATTCCaaacgttattttaaaattacaaaattacgaTCTCCTAACAACCTAAGACACGTCCACCACTCTCGAGCGCCGAAGGAAAAGTGAGCTCCGTCCGTAGCAACAGGCAGCAACCTGCTCCGGCGCGCCACGATCACGCCACCGCTGACGTCACCAGTACGGGCTGCTAGGCCCCGCCTCTTCTTCAGTTATTTGTAATAtatgtttattcgattctaaaatatattcccaaaaattttgaaagttgtttaatttgtatcacttggatatgatttgtattagaaagtgctgtgagtgtgacgcttgaacggaaggaagtcaacctaacctaaccaactgcgtatttccaaactgcgtatttctatactgtgtagccgcgagagctctttggcgcgctgtcttcggcgaagtattgcgcgcgcagattttgacagcgcgaaatacctactttagcagaaataccaagccttaaacgcGTTGGTTTGACCTAAACTTAACAAAAGGCAACCAGTAACGGTTTTGACTGATCTATCAAAACACTGTTTAAACTACCGAACTGATTGAGCTGGAATTTGGCAAAGTTATTATATCAATATATAAGGGGATTAATGTCACCTCCTAAGGGGATGAGTATCACCTCCAAAGGGGATGAAAATCACCTCCTAGAGGGATGAAAATCTCCTCCTAGGGGATGAAAATCAGCTCCTAAGGGGATGAAAATCAATACCTAAGGGGATGAATATCATCTACTAAGGGGATGAATATCGCCTCCAAAGAGGATGAATATCACCTCATAGGGGATGAAATCTCCTAATAGGGGGATGAAAATCACCTTCAAGGGGATGAAAATCACCTCCAAGGGGGGTGAATATCACCTCCAAAGGGGGATGAGTATCACCCCCTAAGGGGATGAAAATTACCTACTAGGGGGATGAATATCACCTCCAAAGTGAATGAAAATCACCTCCTAGGGGGATGAATATCACCTCCTAGGGGGATGAATATCACCTCCTAGGGGGATGAAAATAGCCTCCTAAGGGGATGAACATCGCATCCTAAAGGGATGAAAATCACCTCCTAGGGGGATGGATATCACCTCCTAGGGGGATGAAAATAGCCTCCTAAGGGGATGAATATCGCATCCTAAAGGGATGAAAATCACCTCCTAGGGGGATGTATATCACCTCTTAGGGGAATGTATATCACCTCCTAAGGAGATGAAAATCTCCTAATAGGAGATAAATATCACTTCTTAAGGTGATGAAAATCACTTCCTAGG contains these protein-coding regions:
- the LOC135085962 gene encoding leucine-rich repeat serine/threonine-protein kinase 1-like, with product MILIPLGGRGTKEQDAALTYSALCPSTAVMVNWRELKCPLPAIRMSWLHAAALRVNKRLGSEGGALLALTRIDLANNELRTLPAELFTLVSLRYLNAAQNKLERLPRSLFFRKRVKLDVYSAPALQDLYLQDNRLEELPPELFRLPALTTLDVSNNKLRALPPAVWTAPALRDLSAALNHLRALPAGDEVSQQQARLGAVPETVVCRR